The following is a genomic window from Chryseobacterium ginsenosidimutans.
AGAAATACCTTCCGCAGAAGTATAACCTGTAATTCCCATTCCCAAAAGAGTAGGTGAATTGGGCATTGCTCTTACGACTAAACGATGATGTAACAGTTTTTGAATTTTCTCGATTTTAATTCCTGCCATAATGGATAAAACCATTTGATTTTCTTTTAACTGAAACTGGAAATTTTCCGCAACATGTAGAAAATCCTGTGGTTTTACAGCAATGATAATTAAATCGGCATCTAATTCCTGGACCTCATCAAAAGTTGAGATTTTAGATTTTGGAAATTGTTCTGATATTTTTGGAAATTTGGATTGATTTCTTGTGATTAAATGCAGATTTTCCGGCTTTATAAGTTCGTATTTCAGAAACGATTTTGAAAAGGATAAACCCATATTTCCGGCTCCGAGAATGGCGATTTTCATTTGTGTTGTTTTTATTTGTTTAAAAGATTCTTCGGCAAGCTAAGGGATGACATTACTAATGCTCAACTTTTTTATTGAACACGAAGTTATAGTTTGTCAAAGCATTTGAAATTTAATTTAAATATATTAAATAATATTCACTTCTCTTTCCAATTCAATCCCGAACTTTTCTTTCACAGAGTTAATAATCTCTGTTGAAAAATCAAAAATTTCCTTTCCTGTAGCTAATCCAGTTGCGTTTACAATAACCAGAGACTGCAATTTATGAGAAGCTACGTTTCCGATCTGTTTTCCTTTCCAGCCACATTGCTCGATCAGCCAGCCAGCAGGAACTTTTACGAAATCACCATTCGGATATCCTTGAATAGTTGGGAATTTCTGTTGTAATTCTTCAAACTGAGTTAAAAGAATGGTCGGATTTTTAAAGAAGCTTCCTGCGTTTCCGATTTCTTTCGGGTCAGGTAATTTGCTTTGTCTGATGTTAATGACGGCTTTCGAAATGTCCTGAATGGTAGGGTTTTGAAGACCTAAATTTTCCAACTCAGACTTGATAGCTCCATATTCTGTTTTTATCTTGTGGTTTTGTCTTGTTAATTTGAAAGTAACTTCCAAAATCACATATTTTCCTTTTCCTTCCTGCTTAAAAATAGAATCTCTGTAACCGAATTTGCATTGCTCAAGGTTGAATGTTTCCAATTGAAGATTTTCCAGATTCAAAACAGTACAGTTAACAAAAATGTCTTTAATTTCGGTTCCGTAAGCTCCGATATTCTGCATTGGCGAAGTCCCAACATTTCCCGGAATCAAAGAAAGATTTTCCAGTCCGCCATAATTTTTTTCTAAACAAAATATTACAAATTCGTGCCAGTTTTCTCCGGATTTTGCCGTAATTAAAACATCATTTTCGCTGACGATATCCTCATGAATACCTTTTAAGCTTAACTTTATTGTTGATCCGTCAAAGTCTTTAGTCAATAAAATATTGCTTCCACCACCCAGAAATAAAATGGGAAGAGTATTAGTATTTGCAAAGTCGATAGCTTCCTTTAATTCTTCAATAGAATGAATTTCTGTGAAATATTTTGCTTTTGCATCTACACCGAAAGTGTTATATGGTTTTAGTGAAAAATTTTCTTGCATTGTTTTATTTGTATTCTGTTGGAAGAATGTTTTGGATCTGATCTTTTAATTTCTGGAATTGCTTATAATAAACTGTATCAACATAAGAATTTACATAAGCATGGTATTTTTTCGAAGTTCTGATCTGAAAAGTTTCATCAAATCCGTCGACAGATTGTTTGCTGGGTGAGCTTTTGATCTTGTCTAAAGTTTTTATATCAATAGTGGAAATGAGATTTTGCCAGATGTGAGGAGTAATGGCAGATTTCCATTCTTTATGGATTTTGTTTTTTGTAATCCCGATTTCCAGATGAATAGAATCTTTTGTGATTTTGACGATCTTGTAATTGCCGAGATCTCCTCCGATATCCGAATAATTTATAGAAATAATTTCAGTGGAATTTTTTGGGGGATTATTTTCGGTTTTCTTCTCATTACAAGAAAAAAATATCAGCAATAAAAATATCAGAAAGAATATATTCAAACCAAGATTTTTTATTGCTGACATAGTAATTGTTTTAAATTAAAAATTGAATTCTAATCTGTATTTTTCAAGTGCATCTTTTAAAATAGCAGCACTTTTTCTTAAATCGTGCTCGTTCAGGACGTATGCGATTCTTACCTGTTTTTTACCTAATTCAGGATTGCTGTAAAATCCTCCCGCAGGAGCAACCATAATCGTTTCCCCGTGAAAAGAATACTTTTCTAATAACCATTGAGCGAATTTTTCTGTATCGTCAACAGGAAGTTCCGCCACACAATAAAAAGCTCCTTTTGGCTTCGGACAGATAACTCCCGGAATAGCATTCAGCAAATCAACCAACACATTTCTTCTGTGGGTGTATTCTTCTCTTACAGCTCTGATATAAGCTCCGTCATTTTGGTGAGCGGCTGTTGCAGCAATTTGCCCTAATAAAACCGGACTTAATCTTGCCTGAGCAAAAAGCATTGCAGCATCGTGTATTTTTTTAGAACGAGTAATCATACATCCGATCCTTACTCCGCACATTGAATAACGCTTTGATTCTGAATCAATAATGATGCAGTTTTCTGCCAATTCCGGAAAAGCAAGCATTGAGATCTGTTGTTTTCCGTCGTAAACGTATTCTCTGTAAACTTCGTCAGAAATAACAACAATATCATGTTTTACAGCGATTTCTGCCAATTGTTGAAGTTCTTCTCTAGTGTATAGGTAACCTGTAGGATTCCCTGGGTTGCAGATAACGATTGCTCTGGTTTTATCTGTAATTTTTTTCTCGAATTCTTCAATCGGAGGAAGTGCAAATCCTGTATCAATCGTTGAAGGAACGGCAACTACATTTACATTGAATGTGCTTGTAAAACCATTGTAGTTTGCATAATAAGGTTCCGGAATAATTACTTCATCGCCATCATCACATAAAGTTGAGATCGCGAAATTTAAAGCTTCTGATCCTCCGTTTGTTACAATGAAATTATCTGTTGTAAGATCCGTAAATCCTAAAGTGTGATAGTAATCTGTAAGTGCTTTTCTATATTCGATATTACCTTCAGAAAGAGCATATTCCAATACTTTTAAATCAATGTTCTTTAAAGCATTAAGA
Proteins encoded in this region:
- a CDS encoding pyridoxal phosphate-dependent aminotransferase, encoding MPNISNRAQHMPPSPVRKLVPFALKAKQKGIKVYHLNIGQPDIETPETALNALKNIDLKVLEYALSEGNIEYRKALTDYYHTLGFTDLTTDNFIVTNGGSEALNFAISTLCDDGDEVIIPEPYYANYNGFTSTFNVNVVAVPSTIDTGFALPPIEEFEKKITDKTRAIVICNPGNPTGYLYTREELQQLAEIAVKHDIVVISDEVYREYVYDGKQQISMLAFPELAENCIIIDSESKRYSMCGVRIGCMITRSKKIHDAAMLFAQARLSPVLLGQIAATAAHQNDGAYIRAVREEYTHRRNVLVDLLNAIPGVICPKPKGAFYCVAELPVDDTEKFAQWLLEKYSFHGETIMVAPAGGFYSNPELGKKQVRIAYVLNEHDLRKSAAILKDALEKYRLEFNF
- the murB gene encoding UDP-N-acetylmuramate dehydrogenase; translation: MQENFSLKPYNTFGVDAKAKYFTEIHSIEELKEAIDFANTNTLPILFLGGGSNILLTKDFDGSTIKLSLKGIHEDIVSENDVLITAKSGENWHEFVIFCLEKNYGGLENLSLIPGNVGTSPMQNIGAYGTEIKDIFVNCTVLNLENLQLETFNLEQCKFGYRDSIFKQEGKGKYVILEVTFKLTRQNHKIKTEYGAIKSELENLGLQNPTIQDISKAVINIRQSKLPDPKEIGNAGSFFKNPTILLTQFEELQQKFPTIQGYPNGDFVKVPAGWLIEQCGWKGKQIGNVASHKLQSLVIVNATGLATGKEIFDFSTEIINSVKEKFGIELEREVNII